A genomic region of Enterococcus sp. 12C11_DIV0727 contains the following coding sequences:
- a CDS encoding helix-turn-helix domain-containing protein, with protein MTIKELIELYPFGKIQETKATNENISFPVDGKYFVLPKDSLQETEIRLLKKLFPVKDSFVDPKKHPWYDYLFNQGSLNLVGNFRVIHIQLKKPKAFLQAEWENSITEIFPNLVDFFFTSENDGALIEKYAKNHYTLEELQSIFLTLDADFDSSTTAFIGNFFSAHEPFPTLFEEEQQIFKKETEYLRGKTTFALPDVALHYFTQEAMKQSNIIQTFYKQLVLTNEIQQLILSLWRNQGNISSTAKDLYMHRNTLHYRLEKFYEQTGLSLKKMDDLVFCYLLITKQKK; from the coding sequence ATGACTATTAAAGAATTAATTGAACTATATCCTTTCGGAAAAATCCAAGAAACAAAAGCAACCAACGAAAACATTTCATTTCCTGTAGATGGAAAATATTTTGTACTCCCTAAAGATTCATTACAAGAAACAGAAATTCGCCTATTAAAAAAGCTTTTCCCAGTAAAAGATTCCTTTGTGGATCCAAAAAAACATCCTTGGTATGACTATCTTTTTAATCAAGGCTCTCTTAACCTTGTAGGGAATTTCCGAGTAATCCACATCCAGCTCAAAAAGCCCAAAGCTTTCTTACAAGCAGAGTGGGAAAATAGTATTACCGAAATCTTTCCTAATCTTGTAGACTTCTTTTTCACTAGCGAGAATGATGGCGCTTTAATTGAGAAATATGCTAAAAATCATTATACTTTAGAAGAACTCCAAAGTATCTTTTTAACCTTAGATGCTGATTTTGATTCTTCGACGACCGCCTTTATAGGAAATTTTTTCTCGGCTCATGAACCATTCCCTACATTATTTGAAGAAGAGCAACAAATCTTTAAAAAAGAAACAGAATATCTTCGTGGAAAAACGACTTTTGCTTTACCAGATGTGGCTTTACATTATTTTACCCAAGAAGCAATGAAACAAAGTAACATTATCCAAACATTTTACAAGCAGTTGGTTTTGACCAATGAGATTCAACAGCTTATCCTTTCACTTTGGCGCAATCAAGGAAATATCAGCTCTACTGCCAAAGATCTATATATGCATCGCAATACACTTCATTATCGTTTAGAAAAGTTTTATGAGCAAACAGGTCTCTCTTTAAAGAAAATGGACGATCTTGTGTTCTGTTATTTATTAATTACAAAACAAAAAAAATAA
- the argR gene encoding arginine repressor — MNKEERQKIIRQLISQNTIETQEELLALLSRNGVNATQSTISRDAKELSIVKTYQEDGEIKYTIVDQASEKDSEKKLREALQGSLKRIEQVAFIVLIHTENGLADVITNYIDEVKYEEIAGTIAGSDTIIVITHSDKMAQSFVKKIELLFKSRE, encoded by the coding sequence ATGAATAAAGAGGAACGGCAAAAAATTATTAGACAACTGATTAGCCAAAATACGATTGAAACCCAAGAAGAGTTACTGGCTTTACTTAGCCGAAATGGTGTAAATGCCACACAGTCGACGATCTCTAGAGATGCTAAGGAATTATCAATTGTAAAAACCTATCAAGAAGATGGCGAAATCAAATATACCATTGTGGATCAAGCCTCAGAAAAAGATAGTGAGAAGAAACTACGTGAAGCGTTGCAAGGTTCATTAAAAAGGATCGAGCAAGTAGCGTTTATTGTATTGATTCATACTGAGAATGGCTTGGCAGATGTCATTACGAATTATATTGATGAAGTAAAATACGAAGAGATTGCTGGAACGATTGCTGGGAGTGATACGATCATTGTTATCACACATTCAGATAAAATGGCCCAAAGTTTTGTGAAGAAAATTGAACTACTTTTTAAGAGTAGAGAGTAA
- a CDS encoding YxeA family protein has product MKKLLLFILPFIVLTAGVWFGYNYYFGGKDYYTRVGTPTEIKSGKFDTGEKYTEYNYTQTAFDKKGEKSVQTMREIRDQPLRINAYLKLKVNPRKGVLSWEEVSESTIPEKALKQLTN; this is encoded by the coding sequence ATGAAAAAATTACTATTATTTATCCTACCATTCATTGTTTTAACTGCTGGTGTCTGGTTTGGTTATAATTATTATTTTGGTGGAAAAGATTACTATACTCGTGTTGGTACACCAACAGAAATAAAATCAGGGAAATTTGATACTGGTGAAAAATATACAGAATATAATTATACGCAAACCGCATTTGATAAAAAAGGTGAAAAAAGCGTTCAAACTATGAGAGAAATTAGAGATCAACCATTACGAATCAATGCGTATTTAAAGTTAAAAGTCAATCCTAGAAAAGGAGTACTCAGCTGGGAAGAAGTATCTGAATCAACCATACCTGAAAAAGCCCTTAAACAACTGACTAACTAA
- a CDS encoding ATP-binding protein: MTDTFTHKCPNCGGPLLFNPKDQKFHCEYCLSVYTEDEVTAYETAQRDAHLEADTAQVPEPELTFSSESQAEGMTPEEKAAFKEATGTQDMNEDTLEGAMELFDCPSCGAQIVTEATTAATYCYYCHNPVVLSGRLSGKFLPEKVLPFSIEKEEAVEKFLAWTKKKWFIPKDFFNKEQIDKMTGVYFPYWVVDAKVNGQLNGMGTTIRIWRVGDIEYTETQQFDVERQGKLSFKELIKNALSKNVQQKMVEAVQPFLLDKAVAFKSQYLAGFQVEKRDIEYDAIQNAIQSELKDYSESLLRDTASGYTTLTKLRTDISLENEENHYMLLPIWVVTYRSNEQSKKVYYYAMNGQTGKVSGILPVSYRRLGLFTFGVFASILALFLIGGWFI, encoded by the coding sequence ATGACGGATACATTTACACACAAATGCCCAAACTGTGGTGGACCACTGCTATTTAACCCAAAAGATCAAAAATTCCACTGTGAATACTGTTTAAGTGTCTATACAGAAGATGAAGTCACTGCCTATGAAACTGCACAGCGAGATGCCCATTTAGAAGCCGATACTGCTCAAGTGCCTGAACCAGAACTAACATTTTCGTCAGAATCTCAAGCAGAAGGCATGACACCTGAAGAAAAAGCAGCATTCAAAGAAGCAACTGGGACCCAAGATATGAATGAAGATACGCTAGAAGGTGCAATGGAATTATTTGATTGTCCCAGTTGCGGTGCTCAGATTGTTACAGAAGCAACAACTGCTGCTACTTATTGTTACTATTGTCACAACCCAGTTGTCTTGTCAGGACGATTAAGCGGCAAATTTCTACCTGAAAAAGTCCTGCCTTTCTCAATTGAAAAAGAGGAAGCCGTAGAAAAATTTTTAGCTTGGACAAAGAAGAAATGGTTTATCCCAAAAGACTTTTTCAATAAAGAACAAATCGATAAAATGACTGGTGTTTATTTCCCCTATTGGGTTGTCGATGCCAAGGTCAATGGTCAATTAAATGGTATGGGGACAACGATTCGCATTTGGCGTGTTGGAGACATTGAATACACGGAAACCCAGCAATTCGATGTTGAACGTCAGGGAAAGCTTTCGTTTAAAGAATTGATCAAAAATGCTCTCTCTAAAAATGTCCAACAAAAAATGGTCGAAGCCGTCCAACCTTTTTTATTAGATAAAGCAGTCGCGTTTAAAAGTCAATATTTAGCTGGATTTCAGGTGGAGAAACGAGATATTGAATACGATGCGATTCAAAACGCAATCCAAAGTGAATTAAAAGATTACTCTGAATCCCTACTAAGGGATACAGCTTCCGGCTATACCACTTTAACAAAATTACGGACAGACATTTCATTAGAAAACGAAGAAAATCACTATATGCTATTGCCGATTTGGGTAGTAACTTATCGCAGTAATGAACAGTCAAAAAAAGTCTATTATTATGCTATGAATGGTCAAACTGGTAAAGTCAGTGGCATTTTACCTGTTAGCTATAGACGGTTGGGACTCTTTACTTTTGGTGTTTTCGCTTCAATCTTAGCTCTTTTTCTAATTGGAGGTTGGTTTATATGA
- a CDS encoding DUF5067 domain-containing protein, with the protein MKKILSLGVLTVCGLTLAACNGANDSADNKKNESTSASQTKAEDVYFKDDTLKIEMATLKILSTEVLPADESLFREKPQLAITYEVTNDSKEPISASTVWIACMGLTQEGSDTINKLNVGMTPQDEKFAEYTEHQLDDIKPGGTAKAIISYDLDDTETPVILKANQGMAGKELGEKTINLK; encoded by the coding sequence ATGAAAAAAATACTAAGTTTAGGCGTTTTAACGGTATGCGGATTAACATTAGCTGCTTGTAATGGAGCTAATGATTCTGCGGATAACAAAAAAAATGAAAGCACCTCAGCTTCTCAAACAAAAGCTGAAGATGTTTATTTTAAAGATGATACGTTAAAAATCGAAATGGCTACATTAAAAATTCTTTCTACGGAAGTGTTGCCTGCAGACGAAAGCTTATTTAGAGAAAAACCACAATTAGCCATTACCTATGAAGTAACCAATGATAGTAAGGAGCCAATTTCAGCCTCCACCGTTTGGATTGCTTGTATGGGCTTGACGCAAGAAGGATCAGACACCATCAATAAATTGAATGTCGGCATGACACCTCAAGATGAAAAATTTGCGGAGTATACGGAACATCAATTAGACGATATCAAACCTGGCGGTACAGCTAAAGCCATTATCTCATATGATTTAGATGACACAGAAACTCCTGTTATTTTGAAAGCAAATCAAGGAATGGCTGGAAAAGAACTTGGCGAAAAAACAATCAACTTAAAATAG
- a CDS encoding putative quinol monooxygenase → MLKLITEDYIKVEYISKVTPLYQELVEKTKQEPQCIAYDLFIDQTDPGHFIFIEEWPDEAALNTHIESEHFKRLVPQINQFIREVNTFLRMKPFLSDS, encoded by the coding sequence ATGTTAAAATTAATTACGGAAGATTATATCAAAGTAGAGTATATTTCAAAAGTGACACCGTTATACCAAGAATTAGTAGAGAAAACGAAACAAGAACCTCAATGTATTGCTTATGATTTATTCATTGATCAAACTGATCCCGGTCATTTTATTTTCATTGAAGAATGGCCGGATGAAGCTGCTTTAAACACTCATATTGAATCTGAGCATTTCAAAAGATTAGTACCACAAATCAATCAATTCATTCGAGAAGTAAATACATTTTTGCGCATGAAACCATTTTTGAGTGATAGTTGA
- a CDS encoding cold-shock protein, which yields MNTGTVKWFNADKGFGFITQDNGTDLFAHFSAIQGDGFKSLDEGQSVSFDIEEGQRGPQATNIVKN from the coding sequence ATGAATACAGGTACAGTGAAATGGTTTAACGCAGATAAAGGTTTTGGTTTTATTACTCAAGATAACGGAACAGATTTATTCGCTCACTTTTCAGCAATCCAAGGTGACGGATTCAAATCTTTAGACGAAGGCCAAAGCGTATCATTTGATATCGAAGAAGGTCAACGTGGACCACAAGCAACAAATATCGTTAAAAACTAA
- the tadA gene encoding tRNA adenosine(34) deaminase TadA: MNEKTTTLTIEEKEIFMLEAIKEAKKAEAIKEVPIGAIVVLDGQIIGRGHNLREESQDATAHAEMYAIKQACAAIENWRLERAQLFVTLEPCPMCSGAMILSRVAEVYYGANDPKGGTAGTLMNLLSDERFNHVAYVESGILEQECGDLLSSFFRKLREQKKLLKNQKKD; the protein is encoded by the coding sequence TTGAATGAAAAAACGACCACTTTGACGATAGAAGAAAAAGAAATATTTATGTTAGAAGCAATCAAAGAAGCGAAGAAAGCGGAAGCAATCAAAGAAGTTCCTATTGGGGCGATCGTTGTTTTAGATGGACAAATCATCGGTCGGGGGCATAATCTTAGGGAAGAAAGCCAAGATGCTACTGCTCATGCTGAAATGTATGCTATCAAGCAAGCTTGCGCCGCAATTGAAAACTGGCGCTTAGAAAGAGCTCAATTATTTGTTACGCTAGAACCTTGTCCAATGTGCAGTGGTGCTATGATTCTTTCTAGAGTGGCTGAAGTTTACTATGGGGCTAACGATCCCAAAGGTGGGACTGCTGGAACCTTAATGAATTTATTATCCGATGAGCGATTCAATCATGTTGCTTATGTAGAATCTGGGATTTTAGAGCAAGAATGTGGAGACTTACTCTCAAGTTTTTTTAGAAAATTGCGGGAACAAAAGAAACTTTTAAAAAATCAAAAGAAAGACTAG
- a CDS encoding nucleoid-associated protein, giving the protein MDIYLKSAILHIIDRETGTPVFSAKELDLTTEYIRVYLTSKITKLSTAQTKTGILAEKSGFVDKMRGIPNDFVQKSQQLAQHWYDVYSGSEDAPSADVLFILYELDTVMHLGMIKLNYKESYTHYVDYEDEAVYNKLIINRAILPSKSQKPDEGMTVNLDTLAYELLEKRYEFSGEKVWYFSEKVIESQPAPSIEENMKEIKKAVKRIGKKFNEDEFELIASVKEAVYESIEETGTIDNEQVAELVFKENISARMAYQDEVNESKFVDKTPPVREAREISEKKFGKQKLKMSNGIELIVPLEVYRNGDLIEFVNNPDGTVSIVLKNIEKISNQL; this is encoded by the coding sequence ATGGATATTTATTTAAAAAGTGCTATTTTACACATTATTGATCGTGAAACGGGAACTCCGGTGTTTTCAGCAAAGGAATTAGATTTAACGACTGAATACATTCGGGTTTATTTAACAAGTAAAATAACAAAACTTTCAACGGCTCAAACAAAAACTGGGATCTTGGCAGAGAAGAGCGGGTTTGTTGATAAAATGCGAGGAATTCCAAATGACTTTGTTCAAAAAAGTCAGCAATTAGCTCAGCATTGGTATGATGTTTATTCTGGTAGTGAGGATGCACCAAGTGCGGATGTCCTGTTCATTTTATATGAGTTAGATACTGTGATGCACTTAGGAATGATCAAACTAAATTATAAAGAAAGCTACACTCATTATGTGGACTACGAAGATGAAGCGGTCTACAATAAATTAATTATCAATCGAGCGATTTTACCTTCAAAATCGCAAAAACCAGATGAGGGGATGACCGTTAATCTTGATACTTTAGCCTATGAGCTACTAGAGAAACGTTATGAATTTTCTGGTGAAAAAGTTTGGTACTTCTCGGAAAAAGTTATTGAATCACAACCGGCACCTTCTATAGAAGAAAATATGAAGGAAATCAAAAAAGCAGTAAAACGAATCGGAAAAAAATTCAACGAAGATGAGTTTGAATTGATCGCTTCTGTAAAAGAAGCTGTTTATGAAAGTATTGAAGAAACAGGAACGATCGACAATGAGCAAGTAGCAGAGTTAGTTTTCAAAGAGAATATTTCTGCACGGATGGCGTATCAAGATGAAGTCAATGAATCAAAATTTGTCGACAAAACACCCCCTGTTCGTGAAGCAAGAGAAATTTCAGAGAAAAAATTTGGTAAGCAAAAACTGAAAATGAGCAATGGGATCGAACTAATTGTTCCACTTGAAGTATATCGAAATGGGGATTTAATTGAATTTGTTAATAATCCAGATGGTACAGTATCGATTGTTTTGAAAAATATTGAAAAAATCAGTAACCAATTGTAA
- a CDS encoding SPFH domain-containing protein — translation MGIFKAATSTIGGGLADQWIEVIEPDNMSDTTVMTKGVFVRKNDKRGANRKGTEDVLTDGSVIHVYPNMMMILVDGGKIIDYTAEEGYYTVKNDSAPSAFNGSLKEAISETFDRFKFGGVTPQKQQVFYINLQEIKGIKFGTSSPINYFDNFYNAELFLRAHGNYSIKITDPLLFFSNAIPRNKSQVDINDINEQYLAEFLTALQSAINKMSADGERISYVPSKSLELSKYMGQVLDDEWRELRGMEIVSVAVASISYTDDSTKLINMRNQGAMLSDAEVREGYVQGAMARGMEAAGSNEGGAMNGFMGVGMGMNTSGNYFAQASQTNQQQMQEKQNQQNAQGSEDTWTCPQCGTENNGKFCSNCGTPKPTNEKPKLEMKCSECSEIVDLSNGIPKFCPHCGKPFQGIPL, via the coding sequence GGCTTAGCTGATCAATGGATTGAAGTTATCGAGCCTGATAATATGAGTGACACGACCGTTATGACAAAAGGTGTTTTTGTCCGTAAGAATGATAAACGTGGCGCAAATCGCAAAGGAACTGAGGATGTATTAACTGATGGTTCTGTGATTCATGTTTACCCGAATATGATGATGATCTTAGTCGATGGCGGCAAAATCATTGATTATACTGCTGAAGAAGGCTATTACACAGTTAAAAATGATTCAGCCCCATCAGCATTCAATGGTTCTTTAAAAGAAGCAATTTCAGAAACATTTGATCGTTTTAAATTTGGTGGCGTTACACCGCAAAAACAACAAGTTTTTTATATTAACTTGCAAGAAATCAAAGGAATCAAGTTTGGAACTTCTTCACCGATCAATTACTTTGATAACTTTTACAATGCAGAACTATTTTTACGTGCACACGGTAATTACTCAATCAAGATCACGGATCCTTTATTATTCTTTTCAAACGCGATTCCTAGAAACAAGAGTCAAGTTGATATCAATGACATCAATGAACAATATCTAGCAGAATTTTTGACTGCCTTACAATCAGCAATCAATAAAATGTCAGCAGATGGTGAACGTATTTCTTATGTACCTTCTAAAAGTTTAGAGCTAAGTAAGTATATGGGGCAAGTGCTAGATGATGAATGGCGTGAACTACGCGGAATGGAAATCGTTTCTGTTGCGGTTGCCAGTATTTCTTATACAGATGATTCTACAAAACTGATCAATATGCGTAACCAAGGTGCTATGCTTAGTGATGCTGAAGTTCGTGAAGGTTATGTACAAGGCGCTATGGCTCGCGGGATGGAAGCTGCTGGTAGTAATGAAGGCGGTGCTATGAATGGCTTTATGGGTGTAGGCATGGGCATGAATACAAGTGGCAATTATTTTGCCCAAGCGTCTCAAACCAATCAGCAACAGATGCAAGAAAAACAAAATCAACAAAATGCCCAAGGCTCTGAAGATACTTGGACTTGTCCGCAATGTGGAACTGAAAACAATGGGAAATTCTGTTCTAACTGTGGTACACCAAAACCAACTAATGAAAAACCAAAATTAGAAATGAAATGCAGCGAATGTAGTGAAATCGTTGATTTATCAAATGGTATTCCAAAATTCTGCCCACACTGTGGCAAACCATTCCAAGGAATTCCGCTATAA
- a CDS encoding TPM domain-containing protein, with amino-acid sequence MRKYCFSLLAAIFLLFSFTMKAQAADDSIDDQASLLTSEEVLQLKEAIRPIEAKTKARIFIVTNTDNDLDSTRFADYYMLDRIGKNQNGVTFYIDMNQRKFIISTSGNMIDYLDDKRIENTLDDIEPSMKNGNYFQAAQSFLENTSDYFDQGVPGGHYRVDTETGKITRYKALTTTEMIISFVAAIVLSGIFFAVSISKYQLKFGTYKYPFREKSSLDLTRRNDTLINSFVTTRRIPRSNSNGGSGGGGSSTHSTGGGTFGGGGRSF; translated from the coding sequence ATGAGGAAATATTGTTTTAGTCTGCTTGCCGCTATTTTTCTATTATTCAGCTTTACTATGAAGGCTCAAGCAGCAGATGACTCAATTGACGATCAGGCTTCACTTTTAACATCTGAAGAAGTCTTACAATTGAAAGAAGCAATTAGACCAATCGAGGCCAAGACAAAAGCACGTATCTTTATTGTGACAAATACTGACAATGATCTTGACTCAACGAGATTTGCGGATTATTACATGCTCGATCGAATTGGTAAAAATCAAAACGGGGTCACTTTTTACATTGATATGAACCAACGAAAGTTCATTATTTCTACATCAGGAAATATGATCGATTACTTGGATGACAAAAGGATCGAGAATACACTGGATGATATAGAACCAAGCATGAAAAACGGAAATTATTTTCAAGCAGCTCAAAGCTTTCTAGAAAATACAAGTGATTATTTTGATCAAGGGGTTCCAGGAGGACATTATCGAGTGGATACTGAAACCGGGAAAATTACTCGTTATAAAGCCTTGACCACAACTGAAATGATCATTTCCTTCGTTGCAGCGATTGTTTTAAGTGGTATTTTCTTTGCTGTCAGTATTTCAAAATATCAATTAAAATTTGGTACCTATAAATACCCTTTCAGAGAGAAATCCAGTCTTGATCTGACTCGCAGAAATGATACGTTGATCAATTCTTTCGTTACGACTCGGCGGATTCCTAGAAGTAATTCTAATGGCGGCTCTGGCGGCGGTGGAAGCAGCACTCATTCAACTGGCGGTGGAACATTTGGCGGCGGCGGTCGTAGTTTTTAA
- a CDS encoding zinc metallopeptidase encodes MMPFYAIFDPTYILVIVGLLISMAASAYVNSTFKKYDKVQSRNNITGTKAAQFILEKEQINNVGVQQIAGDLTDNYNSNTKLLSLSEATAQSTSVAAIGVAAHECGHAVQDHTGYSPLKIRAAIVPVANFGSALSFPIILVGVLFSWNQTLINIGILAFSLALLFQLVTLPVEFNASRRALKILSDGNILTEEEVPMARKVLFAAALTYVAAALATFLQLLRLIILFGGNNRRD; translated from the coding sequence ATGATGCCTTTTTACGCAATATTTGATCCAACATATATTTTGGTGATTGTGGGATTGTTAATTTCAATGGCTGCATCAGCTTACGTAAATAGTACGTTTAAAAAATATGATAAAGTTCAAAGTAGAAATAATATAACCGGAACTAAAGCAGCACAATTTATTTTAGAAAAGGAACAAATCAACAATGTTGGGGTTCAACAAATAGCTGGAGACTTAACCGATAATTATAATTCCAACACTAAACTGTTGAGTTTATCTGAAGCAACGGCACAATCAACATCTGTTGCAGCGATTGGGGTTGCCGCTCATGAATGTGGGCATGCGGTGCAGGATCATACAGGCTATAGTCCGTTAAAAATTCGTGCAGCAATCGTACCTGTCGCGAACTTTGGTTCTGCTTTGTCATTTCCAATTATCTTAGTTGGTGTGTTGTTTAGCTGGAATCAAACATTGATCAATATCGGAATACTGGCTTTTTCATTGGCTTTGCTTTTCCAGTTGGTTACACTACCAGTAGAATTCAATGCCTCACGTAGGGCCTTAAAAATTCTATCAGATGGAAATATTTTGACAGAAGAAGAAGTACCGATGGCTAGAAAAGTATTATTTGCTGCTGCCTTGACTTATGTCGCTGCAGCATTAGCAACATTTTTACAATTACTTCGTTTGATTATTTTATTTGGCGGAAATAATCGCCGCGATTAA
- the treP gene encoding PTS system trehalose-specific EIIBC component, with protein sequence MGKFQEDAKKLLEDVGGKENIAAVSHCATRMRFVLNDPSKADTTAIEKIPSVKGTFTNAGQFQVIIGNEVPQFYNEFSAISGLEGVSKEQGKAAAKQNLNPVQRAISVLAEIFTPLIPALVIGGLILGFRNVLEGIPFGFLDGQKIVEVSQFWSGVNSFLWLIGEAIFQFLPVGITWSITKKMGTTQILGIVLGITLVSPQLLNAYSVASTAAADIPFWDFGFAQVNMIGYQAQVIPAMLAGFLLAYLEIFFRKVIPQAVSMIFVPLFALVPTVIAAHVILGPIGWTIGSWISDIVNAGLTSSLNWLFGAVFGFMYAPLVITGLHHMTNAIDLQLIADFKSTNLWPMIALSNIAQGSAVLAVVFMHRGNKEEEQVSIPAMISCYLGVTEPAMFGINLKYIYPFVAGMIGSACAGLFSTLFDVKAISIGVGGLPGILSIVPQYYVPFLGAMLIAVVVPFILTYIFRTKGIFNKIDPVDEATGKLFVEEN encoded by the coding sequence ATGGGTAAGTTTCAAGAAGATGCAAAAAAACTGTTAGAGGATGTAGGGGGCAAGGAAAATATTGCTGCGGTTTCACACTGTGCAACACGGATGCGTTTTGTGCTTAATGATCCTAGTAAAGCGGATACGACAGCGATCGAAAAAATTCCATCTGTAAAAGGTACGTTCACAAATGCTGGACAGTTTCAAGTTATTATTGGTAACGAAGTCCCTCAGTTTTATAATGAGTTTTCTGCTATTTCAGGACTTGAAGGCGTTTCCAAAGAGCAGGGGAAAGCGGCAGCCAAACAAAATCTTAATCCCGTCCAACGAGCGATTTCTGTTTTAGCTGAAATTTTTACACCGCTGATTCCGGCTTTGGTTATTGGTGGATTGATTCTTGGATTTAGAAATGTATTGGAAGGGATTCCATTTGGCTTTTTGGATGGTCAGAAGATTGTTGAAGTTTCACAATTTTGGAGTGGAGTGAACTCATTTTTATGGTTGATTGGTGAAGCCATTTTCCAATTCTTGCCAGTGGGTATTACTTGGAGTATTACTAAAAAAATGGGAACCACTCAAATTCTGGGGATTGTTTTAGGGATTACGTTGGTATCACCGCAATTATTAAATGCTTATTCTGTAGCAAGTACAGCCGCCGCTGATATTCCATTTTGGGATTTTGGGTTTGCTCAAGTAAATATGATTGGGTATCAAGCACAAGTTATCCCAGCGATGTTAGCTGGATTTTTACTAGCCTATTTAGAAATATTTTTCAGAAAAGTTATTCCCCAAGCCGTTTCAATGATTTTTGTCCCACTCTTTGCCTTAGTTCCAACCGTCATTGCAGCACATGTGATTTTAGGCCCAATTGGTTGGACGATCGGCAGTTGGATTTCAGATATCGTTAATGCAGGTTTAACCTCTTCGCTTAATTGGTTGTTTGGTGCAGTCTTTGGTTTCATGTATGCGCCGTTGGTTATTACAGGGTTGCATCATATGACGAATGCAATCGATTTACAATTGATTGCTGATTTTAAATCAACAAATTTGTGGCCAATGATCGCATTATCGAATATTGCCCAAGGTTCTGCCGTATTGGCTGTTGTCTTTATGCATAGAGGGAATAAGGAAGAGGAGCAAGTTTCGATTCCTGCAATGATTTCATGTTATTTAGGTGTTACTGAGCCCGCGATGTTCGGGATTAATTTGAAGTATATTTATCCATTTGTGGCTGGAATGATTGGATCTGCTTGCGCCGGGCTGTTTTCTACACTGTTTGATGTTAAAGCAATCAGCATCGGTGTTGGCGGCTTGCCGGGTATCTTATCGATTGTTCCACAATACTACGTGCCATTTTTAGGAGCCATGCTGATTGCTGTAGTTGTTCCATTCATTTTAACTTACATTTTTAGAACGAAAGGCATTTTCAACAAAATAGATCCTGTTGACGAAGCGACTGGGAAATTATTTGTTGAAGAAAACTAA